The Jannaschia sp. GRR-S6-38 genomic interval AGCGCCCCCGAGCGCAGGAAATGCAGTGCCCGACGGTGGTCGTCGGGCGGCAGCCCGGCGGCGATGCGGGCCACGGCCTCCTCCGCCTCCTCGAGGTAGAGGGCGAAGATCATGGCGGTATCCTCGGCGCCGATTTCGGCCTCGAGCTCGGCAAGGCGGCTGCGATCGATCATGGCGCGAGCCTGGCGCGCGGGGGGTGAAGGCGCGGTTAACGCCGCGGCCCGGGATCGGCGCAATTCGCGTCTTCAC includes:
- a CDS encoding Hpt domain-containing protein; this translates as MIDRSRLAELEAEIGAEDTAMIFALYLEEAEEAVARIAAGLPPDDHRRALHFLRSGALNIGLIGVADAADAGAAPVPATAQTLARALADAQAAWPGPATPYVGPP